The window atttcgtcgtggcctggaggttaaaggtccgcctctcacacgtgagggcgcggtttcgaaacctggcaagtaccaatgtgatcttttccgagtcatatgtactttctaagagtaactagacaccactgacggatggtgaagaaaaacatcgtgaggaaacctggtcttataatttcaaattataagattgaaatcgccaacccgtcttgacgaagcgtggtgattaatctCTAACCTTTTCAATGTGAGAATAGGCCTTTGCTCatcagtgggctcctataggctgatgatgatgatgattttatttataacaaaataaaaacgatacaaaaatatatgtatgtcgcTTAGGTCTACGAATTTTTGTTGTCCAAGTTACGTTAGCTACAGAAGGAAAGCCAAAAGAAAACTAAAGATTACtttaaactaagttttttttaaataaattttactatgtaACTTAATGTACGATCTACTCGATGTAAGCTTGTACCTACATAGTCCAttgaaatgttacattttttagGCCTAACCTTGCGTTTTTTAGAGGacgcaattttatttttttgatgtgTAGAGGGGGTCAGTGTAAAGCTAAAACCAAGTTTGTGGGGTCGCCACCCTTGTCCCACGGCCGCCATCTTGAAAATAGGGGTTGAAAcggtttttatgatatatctcttaaactatttgtttgataaaaaaaaattgttaacattttttgttgCAAATTAAATTCTCTACAACTTTGGTCCTGTAACTTTTTAtcgtaaaactataaataaataagttataagcGAAAATCTTCAGAAATTcgagaaaaaaatttatatttttcgatataacttttttttttatcattttacgaaaaaataatatcagacCTTTTTTGTAGATCGTTTTTTGGGGAACAACTTTTATTTGCAtcattttttcattaagttaATAGCTAAGGTTTTACAGCGCTCCGAAGTGAGTACTATTGTTTAGTACTCTTAACTATAcctatattatatgtgtgtactAATAATATGtcatcagtttttttttttttatttttgttactataacttttttaattacaaatttagcaatattattaataattaattattgactCTTTCTCACTCCATAACAGGATTTaacaattattgatttttaaaataattttaaatctgatGGCCGTTACCGGGAATACTGTTCAGGTAGAAAATTCCCAAGTGACCATGAGGGAACAAAAGAACAGCTGCCtgctattgttattattattcctaACCTCTGTTGTTGTAAGAATAGCTAATAACATTGTGTTGAAGTTGTCGTTTAACCTATATCTTTTAGTTGTGCTACATATTTCTCCACGTGCGgatgtattttattctgtttttaattGTGAATACGATTTCGAGTGATTTTAGATACGATTTAAACTTCAGtgataactatattttttttattagcattTAGACTTTTTAAGCGTGCTTTTTCTATTATCCCATCATGagtgattgttttatttgtaaaaaacctttaggtgaaaataaaataaaaactgtgaAGGCAAAAGgcttataacttttttatttatagttttacgaTAAAAAGTTACAGGACCAAAGTTGTAGAGAATTTAATTTGcaacaaaaaatgttaacaaatttttttatcaaataaatagtttaagagatatatcataaaaaccgTTTCAACCCCTATTTTCAAGATGGCGGCCGTGGGACAAGGGTGGCGACCCCACAAACTTGGTTTTAGCTTTACACTGACCCCCCCTAcacatcaaaaaaataaaattgcgtCCTCTAAAAAACGCAACCCCAAATGTAACTTTTCAATGGACTAACAATGTTTGATGTTGgtataattatacaattctTAAGTCTCACTTAACATTTCTGATCTATGGGCATCATACTTTGGTTTATGTTTTACACAATTGAAAAAGAAGAACCTCATTCCTGGGtgtcaatttattatacttaaataaattatggttATTTCTTAGCGATGATTTACACTTGAGAAATAGAAGCTACGTTCCCGAGTGTCAAATTACCATTCTTAAATAAGTTAACgttgtttttgatatttctatagaaacgtatttatataacttccaagtgttttagtttattttggtAAGGAAAATAAGGTAGGTAAGTCGAACTAGGAGGTGCTACTGTGGCAGGCAAGCATAAACCCGAGACGCAGACTGTCATGCTTTTcgcatttcatttaaattgttgtttacGATTCATTTGCTTGGCTGATGATATCATCTTCCGGCGTTCCatttacttgttttttaattgtagaCCTTAACTTTTTGCATATAacgcttatatttatttaaataatattcgtcACCATATCAAAGCTGTAGTGACCTTATCGCTCTGTATTTAAAAGCGGACAGTAATTTCATAGAAAGCTATAATTTATGCAAATGTATGTTATTGAATTCGacaataatctttatatatattttatttacagttacAAGTGTACTTATGAAATTGATTACGGTTAGAAAAACAtgatttgtttgttaaaaaaaataattaataactactAAGCACGTTAGACTTATTCGAGAACTTAAAATTTTCGCTGCTAATTGTAGGCTGCTCTTTATAGACGACAATATGCGATCCTAATGTCTTTATTCTAACGTTAGCGGagttcaataaaatagttaGTTTCTACCATTGATCCTGtttatattgtgaaataaCAAATGTGTTGTGTTTTAAATCTCTTTGCCACTATCTCTAATTATAAGGACTAGACTTCtttacagttttataattcttCACGCAAAATTCTTTTTGTGTGTGCTCGCGTACTTGTGTTTTGTAGAAACGCCTCTTAAAGGGATCGTTCGATTTCgatgagatatttttaatttaaaagtagtaTTCTCTTCATTACTATATTCCTTTGTTATTGGTTTATAAGAGTCTCACCGCTTTTTTGAATtatgaatgtaatttttagaTTAAGAGCTTTACGCGTGTGAGTAGATtcgttaaatgataattaatgcgtatgaaattttgttgcaatgaatgaaattgttaaatcttactaaaagaattttaaaggtGGTAACAgcgcctagctgtggtcaagtagcTGCAGGTCGAAAAtgggctcgaccggggaagtactaCACAAAAcgatatataatgtatactaAGAAACTATCCCTTGCAGATGACTGCTAAGATGTTGAGTATTACCGTCCATGTAGTTCATCTAGTTGTCCTaattaggtattttatttccaatggTTTGtgagaaataaaatcaaaattaagatTTGAATTAGTTATGTCGATATGGTACATGATAATATTTGTAGTCGTCTATAGAAATTTATCTACACTTGACATGTCAATTGACATGGAAATAGACcaatatatctattaaatgAGCTTTGATCTTGTTGTATCTATTGACCATAGAAAATGAACAGTTATAACCATAACCACAAGCAGAGAGATAAGATTTTCTCaatctattaaatatgtatttgaatgtaaaatgtataccACTTATTAAACGTTTAAACTGGcaatttaatcattatttaaatcagagacgaaacctcttagcattcaatggattcaccgtgcgggtgccgggtccatcgcgttgcaggcaGAGGAGcttaacagtgcctgggacttgcgatccAAAGTGTgatttaaggggcccctaactaacgcgcgttaaacgctctcctccactgtccaagctcctctccctacctaaccaaatttgaaaagaaactAGGGCTGTCTTCAAAGTacattccaagaatgaattgatgtgagttctggacaggcccaagtcttttagtacgTTATAGAGATTTTGCCGTTATACCTGTCGCTcacacttctaccgcgtataaatccacgacgaacttatttcgagtgagttcgttagtgagctcgtaatatttgttgaccttgacggtatggtctttggggagctggtttcccaaggaaccgtaagctatatcatcacaacgcgctttaaaattctttattattgatatcatAAACGTAAATTGTTACCAAGATTTAAACAACGAAATCTTtgaagtaacaaaatttttttggaCGATGTAAAGAAAACAGAggaaatttctattttaatcatttatttttacagacCATCTGGTGCAAACTCCAATCCAGTtcctgtaacaaaaaataacattatttattaaactacttTCTAGGATtttgtgtgaaaaaaaaaaataatttatgtgtaGTCTTCGAAATAGCTTGCAGTGATAATGTCAAAACGGTTGTGCACATGTTATCCTGATTTCATTTCATCTAGCCAATAGATTATGTATATCTAactatattctaaaaaaaacggttttgtatttaaatatttttttgtgacacAGTTTTCATATACGGATCATTactcaaaacaaacaaatgctGTCGTTATTTGCCAAAGTCCAAGGGCTACATCAGCATGGCCCCACTTGACACAACTTATACGTGTGTTAACTGACGTGGCTATTGCCGTTTGGTGAACTACAGTAGTTGCGTAAAACTTTGAGTAATTGCAGAATAAGcaagaatataaatgatatttggTCAGTCAATTTGATCCATAGCCATATTGGCTTTGGCAGCTCTGCCGACTGCTTTCACTTTATTCCTACTGTGCGACCGGCTGTAACGCGACATGTGACAAATGGCCGAAGAAACTTTGCGGTGCACATTCAAAACAACAATCATTGTACATATATTGGTTATAAGAagcttgtaaaaaatattaactttatagaATTAGCGATAGGTTAGGCTTGATTGGGAAAATTTACCTGGCAATAAGGAGaacagtaatatttttggtaacaACCTATACACATTTTGTTAGTTACGCTTTGGCAGACTACACAATTGCCGCTCTGTATGTTAACGGCGTTTGGGTTTGTTGACGTTACATGAGATATAATTGGGATAACCTCTTCAGGATTTAATATAggattctgaaaaaaaaaaaccattttaattgatttaagaTATCTAATTAgaagttttatatgtaattgatGCTTTACCAATTCATTGTCTGGAGAATTTATGTACGGTGGACTAGCAAATCCACTGTCTCTTGATATAGATGACCTTAATGGAtctgaaagtttaaaattatttaaaaatggccataaagtttttaaaacacttgCACATCAgctaaagattttaaaaatgatttctaCCTTTAGACGTTTGAATGATATCTGTATTGTATTCTTCTATGTTATGGCTATTGTTTGGTTTTATCCTCTTTGATGGTGGCGTTCCGTAGTTACAGTTTTCTTgagatacataatttaaaacttttgtttgtcgtgtattttgataatttacaaTACCCAGTGCCGTTGGCTCTGTATTATATTGtctatcattatttattgcaCTGATTGTTGAGGCAGTATttggatataaattatttccttgGGTCCGTTGGAATGTTTGAAATTTAGATGGATTTGTTGgttgttgtaaattatttttttgtgacttATTCGAATAGTTTACTGTGGAGCTTATATTTAATCGCTGGATATTTTCGTTCGGATTAACAGTACGTTTACGTAGACGTGAAGTAATTGATGGACTAAAGGCTTCAGCCGTACTACTAGAGAGGccaaatcttttatttatgtaattttttttactgttggTCCAACTTAATAAATCtcgtataagtatataaattctcTCATAGGCAATTTCTTTCCATGAATACATATCAGCGATTTGTATTATTCTTTCCACAAAGCTGCTTAAAAAATAGTCGTCTTTCTCATAAGGTAGGAGCAATGCAAGTGTAGTGCTGTATGACAAATTGAAAAAATGATGTTTGAACATTAAGTATTCGGATTTTAATGTCTCGTAATCAGGTCTTTGTTTGTTAACACTGAGGATATTGTGGTAATGgaattttgaaatatgaattaaattttctataaccGGATTTAAAAGATGCCATGGGAAATCTGACGATTTTACTTCGCCTTTTCCTCTTAATGCATTTTTGTCTAGTGACGACGAGTTATTCTTTGTTGTATTCAGAtctttaaaaccattttttgttggaaggtttttattattagttcttTTATATCTTGTTATCTGCCTTTCTTTAGCTGTCGATTGGTTTAATTTGTTGCCAACATCAGTCGTTGGGATTCTTGATGTTTGTGAAGCTTTTTGactatatgatataaatgtatttggaCTGTTATCTTCTTCTATGACTAACGTGACTTGTATTGgtgaatcaaaattaaatttctccATCAGTTTTTGGCTTtctaaaaacatatacatatctttttaaataatttcttgtaagtaattttattaaaaacagattTTGTTTTCCAGAA of the Danaus plexippus chromosome 13 unlocalized genomic scaffold, MEX_DaPlex mxdp_15, whole genome shotgun sequence genome contains:
- the LOC116770380 gene encoding uncharacterized protein LOC116770380 → MDESNFNESQKLMEKFNFDSPIQVTLVIEEDNSPNTFISYSQKASQTSRIPTTDVGNKLNQSTAKERQITRYKRTNNKNLPTKNGFKDLNTTKNNSSSLDKNALRGKGEVKSSDFPWHLLNPVIENLIHISKFHYHNILSVNKQRPDYETLKSEYLMFKHHFFNLSYSTTLALLLPYEKDDYFLSSFVERIIQIADMYSWKEIAYERIYILIRDLLSWTNSKKNYINKRFGLSSSTAEAFSPSITSRLRKRTVNPNENIQRLNISSTVNYSNKSQKNNLQQPTNPSKFQTFQRTQGNNLYPNTASTISAINNDRQYNTEPTALGIVNYQNTRQTKVLNYVSQENCNYGTPPSKRIKPNNSHNIEEYNTDIIQTSKDPLRSSISRDSGFASPPYINSPDNELNPILNPEEVIPIISHVTSTNPNAVNIQSGNCVVCQSVTNKMCIGCYQKYYCSPYCQELDWSLHQMVCKNK